A window from Enterocloster bolteae encodes these proteins:
- a CDS encoding ATP-binding cassette domain-containing protein, which produces MADILVYGLTQNNLKHVTFRIPKEKITVFTGVSGSGKSSIVFDTIAAESQRQMNAAYPAFVRSRLPKYPKPAAERIDNLTASVVVDQSPLGGNARSTVGTISGLYASLRLLFSRIGKPYAGTASYFSFNDPNGMCRTCSGLGKITKVDVEAVLDMDKSWNEGCVKDSLYRPGSWYWKQYAQSGLFDLDKPIRAYSGEEYNLLLYGSRDGKGEPENPKVTGLYHKYTKTLLNRDISNKSRHTREKSQSLIAEMECTDCHGKRLNGAALSCKIKGYHIADLCCMELTGLREVLAGITDQRVDVLVQTIIEGLDRLIEIGLPYLHLNRETPSLSGGEAQRLKLVRYMGSSLTGLTYIFDEPSAGMHPRDVYRMNNLLRQLRDKGNTVLVVEHDKDVISIADHVIDVGPGAGQNGGEIVFAGSYPELLLADTLTGKAMRQVLPIKETPRQAAGSLPVRGACLHNLKHVDVDIPLGIMTVVTGVAGSGKSTLISRVFAKLYESNIVMVDQGPITATNRSTPASYLGFFDEIRRLLAGESGRPDSLFSFNSAGACPVCGGKGVIVTELAFMDPIVTECEACGSVRYNEEALACTYKGKNIVELLGLTASQALQVFEDAKIRRRLKVMEQVGLSYLTLGQPLSTLSGGERQRIKLAKNLGRKGSIIVMDEPTTGLHMSDIENLLKLFDLIVSRGNTLVVIEHNLDVMKQADWLIDIGPDGGKNGGQVVFTGTPMEMLRCAKTLTADSLRASLG; this is translated from the coding sequence ATGGCAGATATTCTTGTATATGGGCTGACCCAGAACAATCTGAAGCACGTCACATTCCGTATTCCAAAGGAAAAAATTACGGTGTTTACCGGCGTGTCCGGTTCCGGCAAGTCCAGCATTGTTTTTGATACTATCGCCGCTGAGTCACAGCGGCAGATGAACGCCGCCTACCCGGCTTTCGTGCGCTCCAGACTGCCGAAATATCCGAAGCCGGCAGCGGAGCGCATAGACAACCTGACGGCCTCAGTGGTGGTGGACCAGTCTCCCCTGGGCGGGAATGCCCGCTCCACGGTGGGAACTATAAGCGGCCTGTACGCCAGCCTCCGTCTGCTGTTTTCACGCATCGGGAAGCCCTATGCGGGTACGGCCTCTTACTTCTCCTTCAATGATCCCAACGGGATGTGCAGGACCTGCTCCGGCCTGGGAAAGATTACAAAGGTCGATGTGGAAGCTGTTCTGGATATGGATAAATCATGGAATGAGGGCTGTGTCAAGGACTCCCTTTACCGCCCCGGATCCTGGTACTGGAAACAGTACGCCCAGTCCGGTCTTTTCGATTTAGACAAGCCGATCAGAGCGTATTCCGGTGAAGAATACAACCTGCTCTTATATGGCTCCCGCGACGGCAAAGGCGAACCGGAAAACCCAAAGGTGACCGGGCTGTACCACAAGTACACAAAGACGCTTCTCAACCGGGATATCAGTAATAAGAGCAGGCACACCCGGGAGAAATCCCAATCCCTGATTGCTGAGATGGAGTGTACCGACTGCCATGGGAAGCGGCTGAATGGGGCGGCTTTGAGCTGCAAAATAAAGGGGTACCATATCGCTGATTTATGCTGCATGGAGCTGACCGGACTTCGGGAAGTTCTGGCTGGGATTACCGACCAAAGGGTGGACGTCCTGGTGCAGACCATCATCGAAGGTCTGGACAGGCTGATTGAAATAGGCCTTCCCTACCTTCACTTGAACCGTGAAACGCCCTCCCTTTCCGGCGGCGAAGCCCAGCGCCTGAAGCTGGTCCGGTACATGGGCAGCAGCCTGACCGGCCTGACCTATATCTTTGATGAACCAAGTGCCGGAATGCATCCCAGGGACGTTTACCGGATGAACAATTTGCTGCGGCAGCTCCGGGACAAAGGCAACACGGTTCTGGTGGTGGAGCATGACAAGGATGTGATTTCCATTGCCGACCATGTGATTGACGTGGGACCGGGGGCCGGACAAAACGGAGGAGAAATTGTATTTGCGGGCAGCTATCCGGAGCTGCTTCTGGCCGATACCCTGACAGGAAAGGCAATGAGGCAGGTACTGCCCATCAAGGAGACGCCGCGGCAGGCTGCGGGAAGCCTGCCGGTCAGGGGAGCCTGTCTCCACAACCTTAAGCATGTGGATGTGGATATCCCCTTGGGTATTATGACCGTGGTGACCGGCGTGGCCGGTTCGGGCAAGAGTACCCTGATCTCCCGGGTATTTGCAAAACTCTATGAGAGCAATATCGTAATGGTGGACCAGGGACCCATCACAGCCACCAACCGTTCCACACCGGCCTCTTACCTGGGCTTTTTCGATGAAATACGAAGGCTTCTAGCAGGAGAGAGCGGCAGACCGGACAGTCTGTTCAGCTTTAACTCCGCCGGGGCCTGCCCGGTATGCGGCGGTAAGGGCGTCATTGTCACCGAACTGGCCTTCATGGATCCTATAGTGACTGAATGCGAGGCCTGCGGCAGTGTGCGGTATAATGAGGAAGCGCTTGCCTGCACCTACAAGGGAAAGAATATTGTGGAGCTGCTGGGCCTGACTGCGTCCCAGGCCCTTCAGGTGTTTGAGGACGCCAAGATCCGCAGGCGCCTTAAGGTGATGGAGCAGGTGGGATTAAGCTATCTGACCCTTGGACAGCCCCTCAGCACCCTGTCCGGAGGGGAGCGCCAGCGAATCAAGCTGGCGAAGAACCTGGGCAGAAAGGGGAGTATTATTGTGATGGATGAGCCCACCACCGGACTGCATATGTCCGACATTGAAAATCTGCTCAAGCTGTTTGACTTAATCGTGTCCCGCGGCAATACGCTGGTGGTGATTGAGCATAACCTGGATGTGATGAAGCAGGCGGACTGGCTCATTGATATTGGGCCGGACGGTGGGAAGAACGGCGGCCAGGTGGTATTTACCGGCACACCTATGGAAATGCTGCGCTGCGCCAAAACATTGACAGCGGACAGCCTGAGGGCTTCCCTGGGCTAA